From the Pseudomonas baltica genome, one window contains:
- the gcvT gene encoding glycine cleavage system aminomethyltransferase GcvT, producing the protein MSTESLQHTPLHALHLELGARMVPFAGYDMPVQYPLGVMKEHLHSREQAGLFDVSHMGQIRLTGANAAKALEALVPVDIIDLPVGMQRYAMFTNPQGGILDDLMVANLGDDQLFLVVNAACKDQDLAHLRAHLGDQCTVEPLFEQRALLALQGPAAVTVLARLAPGVATMTFMQFAAVSIDGSDCYVSRSGYTGEDGFEISVPAERAEALARRLLAEPEVAAIGLGARDSLRLEAGLCLYGHDMNSETTPIEASLLWAISKARRSDGARAGGFPGAEVIFAQQRDGIARKRVGLLPQERTPVREGAEVVDAEGKVVGSVCSGGFGPTLGAPVAMAYVDTAHSALDGDLWAVVRGKRVAVKVSKMPFVVQRYYRG; encoded by the coding sequence ATGTCCACCGAATCCCTGCAACACACTCCCCTGCACGCCTTGCACCTCGAACTGGGCGCGCGCATGGTGCCGTTCGCCGGTTATGACATGCCCGTGCAATACCCGCTGGGCGTCATGAAAGAACACCTGCACAGCCGCGAACAAGCTGGCCTGTTCGACGTCTCGCACATGGGCCAGATCCGCCTGACCGGCGCCAACGCCGCCAAGGCCCTCGAAGCGCTGGTACCGGTGGACATCATCGACCTGCCCGTGGGCATGCAGCGCTATGCGATGTTCACCAATCCTCAGGGTGGCATCCTCGATGACCTGATGGTCGCCAACCTGGGTGACGACCAGCTGTTTCTGGTGGTCAACGCCGCCTGCAAGGACCAAGACCTGGCCCATCTGCGCGCGCATCTGGGCGATCAGTGCACCGTCGAGCCACTGTTTGAACAGCGCGCCCTGCTGGCGCTGCAGGGCCCGGCCGCCGTTACCGTGCTGGCGCGCCTGGCCCCTGGCGTGGCGACCATGACCTTCATGCAGTTCGCTGCCGTCAGCATCGATGGCAGCGACTGCTACGTCAGTCGCTCCGGTTACACCGGTGAAGATGGCTTCGAGATCTCCGTACCCGCCGAACGCGCCGAAGCCCTGGCCCGCCGCCTGCTGGCCGAGCCGGAGGTCGCCGCGATCGGCCTCGGCGCTCGTGACTCGCTGCGCCTGGAGGCCGGACTGTGCCTGTATGGCCATGACATGAACAGCGAAACCACGCCCATCGAAGCCAGCCTGTTGTGGGCCATTTCCAAGGCCCGCCGCAGCGACGGTGCGCGGGCGGGAGGCTTCCCGGGTGCCGAAGTGATCTTCGCCCAACAGCGCGATGGCATCGCCCGCAAGCGCGTAGGTCTGCTGCCGCAAGAGCGTACGCCAGTGCGTGAAGGCGCCGAGGTGGTAGATGCCGAGGGCAAGGTAGTGGGCAGTGTGTGCAGCGGCGGCTTTGGTCCGACCTTGGGCGCGCCGGTGGCCATGGCCTATGTCGATACAGCTCACAGTGCGCTGGACGGCGACTTGTGGGCCGTGGTGCGCGGCAAGCGCGTCGCGGTCAAGGTCAGCAAGATGCCCTTCGTTGTTCAGCGTTATTACCGCGGCTAG
- the gcvP gene encoding aminomethyl-transferring glycine dehydrogenase, giving the protein MTLRTPLNTANEFIARHIGPRAEDEQAMLATLGFDSLQALSASVIPESIKGTSVLELSEGQSEAQALAAIKAIAGHNQLFKTYIGQGYYNCHTPAPILRNLLENPAWYTAYTPYQPEISQGRLEALLNFQTLISDLSGLPISNASLLDEATAAAEAMTFCKRLSKNKQGRAFFASQHCHPQTLDVLRTRAEPLGIEVVVADEQQLGDLSDYFGALLQYPATNGDVYDYAALIQRFHDANALVAVAADLLALTLLTPPGEFGADVALGSAQRFGVPLGFGGPHAAYFATRDAFKRDMPGRLVGVSIDRHGKTALRLAMQTREQHIRREKATSNICTAQVLLANIASTYAVYHGPAGLQQIARRVHGLTAVLAQGLSALGVHAEQEYFFDTLTFATTDATAALHAKATAAGINLRIIDAARLGLSLDETTTQADVQALWQVFADGQGLPDFDALAQSYSDRLPAALVRQSAILSHEVFNRYHSETELMRYLRRLADKDLALDRTMIPLGSCTMKLNAASEMIPITWPEFGSLHPFAPAEQSQGYQMLTDELEAMLCAATGYDAVSLQPNAGSQGEYAGLLAIRAYHMSRGDERRDVCLIPSSAHGTNPATANMAGMRVVVTACDARGNVDIEDLRAKAVQHRDQLAALMITYPSTHGVFEEGIREICAIVHDNGGQVYIDGANMNAMVGLCAPGKFGGDVSHLNLHKTFCIPHGGGGPGVGPIGVKSHLAPFLPGHASMARKEGAVCAAPFGSASILPITWMYIRMMGGAGLQRASQLAILNANYIARRLETHYPVLYSGSNGLVAHECILDLRPLKDSSGISVDDVAKRLIDFGFHAPTMSFPVAGTLMIEPTESESRAELDRFCDAMICIREEIRAVENGSLDSEDNPLKNAPHTAEEIVGEWTHPYSREQAVYPLRSLVQSKYWPPVGRVDNVFGDRNLVCACPSIEAYQEA; this is encoded by the coding sequence ATGACCCTGCGCACGCCTCTGAACACCGCCAACGAATTCATCGCCCGTCACATCGGCCCGCGCGCCGAGGACGAACAGGCCATGCTCGCCACCCTCGGATTCGATTCGTTGCAGGCCTTGAGCGCCAGCGTGATCCCGGAATCGATCAAGGGCACCAGCGTGCTGGAGCTGTCCGAAGGCCAGAGCGAGGCTCAAGCCCTTGCCGCTATCAAGGCCATCGCCGGCCACAACCAACTGTTCAAGACCTACATCGGCCAGGGCTACTACAACTGCCACACGCCGGCGCCGATCTTGCGCAACCTGCTGGAAAACCCAGCCTGGTACACCGCCTACACGCCTTACCAGCCGGAGATTTCCCAAGGCCGTCTCGAAGCGCTGCTCAACTTCCAGACCCTGATCAGCGACCTCAGCGGCCTGCCGATCTCCAACGCGTCCCTGCTCGACGAAGCCACCGCCGCCGCAGAAGCCATGACCTTCTGCAAGCGCTTGAGCAAAAACAAACAGGGCCGTGCGTTCTTCGCTTCGCAGCATTGCCACCCGCAAACGCTGGACGTGCTGCGTACCCGCGCCGAACCCTTGGGTATCGAAGTGGTGGTGGCCGACGAACAGCAACTCGGTGATCTGAGCGACTACTTCGGCGCCCTGCTGCAGTACCCTGCCACCAATGGCGACGTGTACGACTACGCCGCCCTGATCCAGCGCTTTCACGACGCCAACGCGCTGGTCGCCGTGGCGGCCGATCTGCTGGCCCTGACCTTGCTGACTCCGCCCGGCGAATTCGGTGCCGACGTGGCCCTGGGCAGCGCCCAGCGTTTCGGCGTGCCGTTGGGCTTTGGTGGCCCGCACGCCGCCTACTTCGCCACCCGCGACGCGTTCAAGCGCGACATGCCCGGGCGCCTGGTGGGGGTGTCCATCGACCGCCACGGCAAGACCGCCCTGCGCCTGGCCATGCAGACCCGCGAGCAGCACATCCGCCGCGAAAAGGCCACCAGCAACATCTGCACCGCCCAGGTGTTGCTGGCCAACATCGCCAGCACCTACGCCGTGTATCACGGCCCGGCAGGCCTGCAGCAGATCGCCCGCCGCGTCCACGGCTTGACCGCAGTGCTGGCCCAGGGCCTGAGCGCGCTGGGCGTGCACGCCGAGCAGGAATACTTCTTCGATACCCTGACTTTCGCCACCACCGATGCCACTGCCGCGCTGCACGCAAAAGCCACCGCGGCCGGCATCAATCTGCGGATCATCGACGCGGCTCGTCTGGGCCTGTCGCTGGACGAAACCACCACCCAGGCCGATGTCCAGGCGCTGTGGCAGGTGTTCGCCGACGGCCAGGGGCTACCTGACTTCGACGCGCTGGCGCAGAGCTACAGTGATCGCCTGCCTGCCGCGCTGGTGCGCCAGTCGGCCATCCTCAGCCATGAAGTGTTCAACCGCTACCATTCCGAAACCGAGCTGATGCGCTACCTGCGCCGCCTGGCCGACAAGGACCTGGCGCTGGACCGCACCATGATCCCGCTGGGTTCGTGCACCATGAAGCTCAATGCCGCCAGCGAGATGATCCCGATCACCTGGCCGGAGTTCGGTAGCCTGCACCCGTTCGCTCCCGCCGAACAAAGCCAGGGCTACCAGATGCTCACCGACGAGCTGGAGGCCATGCTCTGCGCCGCCACCGGCTATGACGCTGTGTCGCTACAGCCCAACGCCGGCTCACAAGGCGAGTACGCCGGCTTGCTGGCCATTCGTGCCTACCACATGAGCCGCGGCGACGAGCGCCGTGACGTGTGCCTGATCCCGTCATCGGCCCACGGTACCAACCCCGCTACCGCCAACATGGCCGGGATGCGTGTGGTGGTCACCGCGTGTGACGCCCGTGGCAACGTCGATATCGAAGACTTGCGCGCCAAGGCCGTGCAGCACCGCGACCAGCTCGCCGCACTGATGATCACCTACCCGTCGACCCACGGCGTGTTCGAAGAAGGCATCCGCGAGATCTGCGCCATCGTGCATGATAACGGCGGCCAGGTGTACATCGACGGCGCCAACATGAACGCTATGGTCGGCCTGTGCGCACCCGGCAAGTTCGGTGGCGACGTGTCGCACCTCAACTTGCACAAGACCTTCTGCATCCCCCACGGCGGTGGCGGCCCGGGCGTCGGCCCGATCGGCGTCAAGTCACACCTGGCGCCGTTCCTGCCCGGCCATGCGAGCATGGCACGCAAGGAAGGCGCGGTGTGCGCGGCGCCATTCGGCAGCGCCAGCATCCTGCCGATCACCTGGATGTACATCCGCATGATGGGCGGCGCCGGCCTTCAGCGCGCTTCGCAGCTGGCGATCCTCAACGCCAACTACATCGCCCGCCGGCTGGAGACCCACTACCCAGTGCTGTACAGCGGCAGCAACGGCCTGGTGGCCCACGAATGCATCCTCGATCTGCGGCCGTTGAAGGACAGCAGCGGCATCAGCGTCGATGACGTCGCCAAGCGCCTGATCGACTTCGGCTTCCACGCCCCGACCATGTCGTTCCCGGTGGCCGGCACCTTGATGATCGAGCCGACCGAAAGCGAATCCCGCGCCGAGCTGGATCGCTTCTGCGACGCCATGATCTGCATCCGTGAAGAGATCCGCGCAGTGGAAAACGGCAGCCTCGACAGCGAAGACAACCCGTTGAAGAACGCGCCGCACACCGCCGAGGAAATCGTCGGCGAGTGGACCCACCCCTACAGCCGCGAACAGGCCGTGTACCCATTGCGCTCGCTGGTGCAGAGCAAATACTGGCCGCCGGTGGGCCGCGTCGACAACGTCTTCGGTGACCGCAATCTGGTGTGCGCCTGCCCTTCGATCGAGGCGTATCAAGAGGCATAA
- a CDS encoding RDD family protein, with the protein MTQRLSPAGPFPAAGLSRRLAAIAYDLLLCIALLMVTTLLYKLASMAIFGEARLRQLSDAGALDGDPLLSTLLVFVLFGFFATFWTRAGQTLGMQVWGIRVQNPDGSAINLWQALLRFVIAIASWLCLGLGFIWVVIDRQKRSWHDIYSASQIVRLPRRG; encoded by the coding sequence TTGACTCAACGACTATCCCCCGCAGGCCCCTTCCCCGCCGCCGGCCTCAGCCGCCGCCTGGCCGCCATAGCCTACGACCTGCTGCTGTGCATCGCCCTGCTGATGGTCACCACCCTGCTGTACAAACTGGCGTCCATGGCTATCTTCGGCGAAGCGCGCCTGCGGCAATTATCGGACGCCGGCGCGCTCGATGGCGACCCGCTGCTGTCGACGCTGCTGGTGTTCGTACTGTTCGGTTTTTTTGCCACGTTCTGGACCCGCGCCGGGCAGACGCTGGGCATGCAGGTATGGGGGATCAGAGTGCAGAATCCAGACGGCAGCGCCATCAACCTGTGGCAAGCGCTATTGCGCTTCGTGATCGCGATAGCTTCTTGGCTATGCCTGGGGCTGGGTTTTATCTGGGTGGTGATCGACCGACAAAAGCGCAGCTGGCACGACATCTACTCGGCATCGCAGATCGTGCGGTTGCCGCGTAGAGGTTAA
- a CDS encoding YbaN family protein, which yields MQRLGVINLDSMDNPRPPRSKIARVLYGVLAYTSLTIGLIAIVIPGLPTTEFVLLAAWAATRSSPALSAWLENHRLFGPIITNWRDGKIITRKAKVSATVSMLICSVVMWLTLKHLWFLYAAIGGMVLVNLWIWSRPEEPRS from the coding sequence ATGCAACGTCTCGGCGTGATCAACCTGGACTCCATGGACAACCCTAGGCCGCCCCGCTCCAAGATCGCTCGTGTGCTGTATGGCGTACTGGCCTACACGAGCCTGACCATCGGCCTGATCGCCATCGTCATCCCCGGCTTGCCGACGACCGAGTTCGTCCTGCTGGCGGCCTGGGCCGCGACCCGCAGCTCGCCAGCGCTGAGTGCGTGGCTAGAGAACCATCGACTGTTCGGTCCGATCATCACCAACTGGCGCGACGGCAAGATCATCACGCGCAAGGCCAAGGTCAGCGCGACCGTGAGCATGCTGATCTGCAGCGTGGTGATGTGGCTGACCCTCAAGCACCTGTGGTTCCTCTATGCGGCCATTGGCGGCATGGTGTTGGTCAATCTGTGGATCTGGTCGCGGCCCGAAGAACCCCGCAGCTGA
- a CDS encoding biliverdin-producing heme oxygenase, producing MTVIEQAQNATPLRSARLRALSHSLHDELEQVVAGYAPFDSVESYGHFVQMQYLFQAELQHLYNDPALVALFPDLPERCRADAAKADLADLGLPVPAPLPSALNHPSQATALTWIRVSEGSKLGAAILIKRANALGFTEAFGARHLAEPEGGRAKGWKAFNAVFDALAFSEAAEAEADQAALDAFSRLHVLLQYTYAAECNVSA from the coding sequence ATGACCGTCATCGAACAGGCCCAAAACGCCACTCCTCTGCGCTCGGCGCGCCTGCGTGCACTGAGTCACAGCCTGCACGACGAGCTCGAGCAGGTCGTCGCCGGCTATGCCCCCTTCGACAGCGTCGAAAGCTACGGCCATTTCGTGCAGATGCAGTACCTGTTCCAGGCCGAACTGCAGCATCTGTACAACGATCCGGCGCTGGTCGCGCTGTTCCCCGACCTGCCCGAGCGCTGTCGCGCCGATGCCGCCAAGGCCGACCTTGCCGATCTTGGCTTGCCAGTGCCGGCACCACTGCCGAGCGCTCTGAACCACCCCAGCCAGGCCACCGCGCTTACCTGGATTCGTGTCTCGGAAGGGTCTAAACTCGGCGCCGCCATCCTGATCAAGCGTGCCAATGCCCTCGGTTTCACCGAAGCGTTCGGTGCCCGTCACTTGGCCGAACCCGAAGGCGGCCGTGCCAAGGGCTGGAAAGCGTTCAACGCGGTGTTCGACGCGCTGGCGTTCAGCGAGGCCGCAGAAGCCGAAGCCGATCAAGCCGCACTCGACGCCTTTTCCCGCCTGCACGTGCTGTTGCAATACACCTACGCCGCCGAATGCAACGTCTCGGCGTGA
- the gcvH gene encoding glycine cleavage system protein GcvH has protein sequence MSELRFTVEHEWLRLEADGSVTVGITAFAQNALGDVVFVQLPDLASYSQHAEVSVVESVKAASSINMPLDGEVVEVNSALDATPELVNDAPLGDGWFFRFVPADAGQLDTLLDQLAYDNLISAQG, from the coding sequence ATGAGCGAGTTGCGTTTTACCGTGGAGCACGAATGGCTGCGTCTGGAAGCCGATGGCAGCGTCACCGTCGGCATTACCGCCTTCGCCCAGAACGCCTTGGGCGACGTGGTTTTCGTGCAGCTCCCGGACCTGGCCAGTTATAGCCAGCACGCCGAAGTCTCGGTGGTGGAATCGGTCAAGGCCGCCAGCAGCATCAACATGCCCCTGGACGGCGAAGTGGTCGAGGTCAACAGCGCCCTGGATGCCACCCCGGAGCTGGTCAACGACGCGCCGCTGGGCGATGGCTGGTTCTTCCGTTTCGTACCGGCCGACGCCGGTCAACTCGATACGCTGCTCGATCAGCTAGCCTATGACAACTTGATCAGCGCCCAAGGCTAA
- a CDS encoding DUF5064 family protein: protein MFEPGHLHLQHAKLLPDEVGYDIHLKYEVRTDAERGALMHFDISGQIDGKGFEDQFDLPQDMACNFASNAERIAHKHGLPKAKVLPIAVHKQYDAMFEDVRSKLGRHSGDPVNTERV from the coding sequence ATGTTCGAACCCGGTCATCTGCACCTCCAGCACGCCAAGCTGCTTCCTGACGAAGTCGGCTATGACATCCACCTCAAGTACGAAGTGCGCACCGACGCCGAGCGCGGCGCGCTGATGCACTTCGACATCAGCGGCCAGATCGACGGCAAGGGGTTCGAAGACCAATTCGACCTGCCTCAGGACATGGCCTGCAATTTCGCCAGCAATGCCGAACGCATCGCCCACAAACACGGGCTGCCCAAGGCCAAGGTGCTGCCGATAGCGGTGCACAAGCAATACGACGCGATGTTCGAGGATGTGCGCAGCAAACTGGGTCGACATTCGGGTGATCCGGTGAATACCGAGCGTGTCTGA
- a CDS encoding sigma-54-dependent transcriptional regulator, with amino-acid sequence MRIHVSFIDRVGITQEVLALLGARNLNLDAVEMVPPNVYIDAPTLSPQVLEELHHALLSVRGVQAVTVVDMLPGQRRHLQLEALLAAMADPVLALDSAGRVLLANPALIALYGRDPRDEFLGQLLGDDELLAILIEQGFRLPLREVLINGQTLLLDATPITDAGALVTLYPPNRMGERLAALHHDHAEGFDSLLGESPPIRTLKTRALRVAALDAPLLIQGETGTGKELVARGCHAISARHSAPFLALNCAALPENLAESELFGYAPGAFTGAQRGGKPGLMELANQGTVFLDEIGEMSPYLQAKLLRFLNDGSFRRVGGDREVKVDVRILSATHRNLQKMVAEGTFREDLYYRLNVLSLEVPPLRERGQDILMLARYFMQQACTQIQRPLCRLAPGTYPALLGNRWPGNVRQLQNVIFRAAAICESTLVDIGDLDIAGTSVARQSDIEIDSLEQAVEGFEKALLEKLYVNYPSTRQLAARLQTSHTAIAHRLRKYGLYKDA; translated from the coding sequence ATGCGCATCCACGTCAGCTTCATCGACCGAGTCGGTATCACCCAGGAAGTACTGGCGTTACTTGGGGCTCGCAACCTCAACCTGGATGCCGTGGAGATGGTCCCGCCGAATGTCTATATCGACGCGCCAACCCTGAGCCCCCAAGTGCTCGAGGAGCTTCACCATGCCCTGCTCAGCGTGCGCGGTGTGCAGGCGGTGACGGTGGTCGATATGCTGCCTGGCCAGCGTCGTCACCTGCAACTCGAAGCCCTGCTGGCGGCCATGGCCGATCCGGTATTGGCGCTGGACAGCGCCGGGCGCGTGCTGCTGGCCAATCCGGCGTTGATCGCGCTCTATGGCCGCGACCCGCGCGATGAATTCCTCGGCCAGTTGCTGGGCGACGATGAACTGCTGGCTATCCTGATCGAGCAAGGCTTTCGGCTGCCGCTGCGCGAAGTGCTGATCAATGGCCAGACGCTGCTGCTCGATGCCACGCCGATCACCGACGCTGGCGCTTTGGTGACCCTCTACCCACCTAATCGCATGGGCGAACGCCTAGCCGCGCTGCACCATGATCATGCCGAAGGCTTCGACTCGCTGCTGGGCGAATCACCGCCCATCCGTACCCTCAAGACCCGCGCGCTGCGCGTGGCGGCCCTTGATGCGCCATTGCTGATCCAAGGCGAAACCGGTACCGGCAAGGAACTGGTCGCCCGCGGCTGCCATGCCATCAGCGCGCGCCACAGCGCGCCGTTCCTGGCGCTCAACTGCGCGGCGCTGCCGGAAAATCTCGCCGAGAGCGAGCTGTTCGGCTATGCACCCGGCGCCTTTACCGGCGCTCAGCGGGGCGGCAAGCCGGGGCTGATGGAGCTGGCCAACCAGGGCACGGTGTTTCTCGACGAGATCGGCGAAATGTCGCCCTACCTGCAAGCCAAGCTCCTGCGCTTCCTCAATGACGGCAGCTTTCGGCGAGTCGGCGGCGACCGCGAGGTCAAGGTCGACGTGCGCATCCTCAGCGCCACCCATCGCAACCTGCAAAAGATGGTCGCCGAAGGCACCTTTCGCGAAGACCTCTACTACCGCCTCAACGTGCTGTCACTGGAGGTACCGCCGCTGCGTGAACGCGGTCAGGACATCCTGATGCTGGCGCGCTATTTCATGCAGCAGGCTTGCACCCAGATCCAGCGGCCGCTGTGCCGCCTGGCGCCGGGCACCTATCCCGCGCTACTGGGCAACCGCTGGCCGGGCAACGTGCGTCAGTTGCAAAACGTCATCTTCCGCGCGGCAGCCATCTGCGAGAGCACCTTGGTGGACATCGGCGACCTGGACATCGCCGGCACCTCGGTCGCGCGTCAGAGCGATATCGAGATCGACAGCCTGGAGCAGGCCGTGGAAGGCTTCGAGAAAGCGCTGCTGGAGAAGCTCTACGTCAACTACCCCTCCACTCGGCAGTTGGCGGCGCGATTGCAGACTTCCCATACGGCGATTGCGCATCGGTTGCGCAAGTACGGGCTTTACAAGGATGCCTAG
- a CDS encoding cold-shock protein, translating into MSTRQSGTVKWFNDEKGFGFITPESGPDLFVHFRAIQGNGFKSLKEGQKVSFVAVQGQKGMQADEVQAED; encoded by the coding sequence ATGTCGACTCGTCAGAGCGGTACCGTCAAGTGGTTTAACGACGAAAAGGGTTTTGGTTTTATCACTCCAGAGAGCGGTCCGGATCTGTTCGTACATTTCCGCGCAATCCAGGGTAACGGCTTCAAGAGCCTGAAAGAAGGCCAGAAAGTGAGCTTCGTTGCAGTGCAAGGCCAAAAAGGCATGCAGGCTGACGAAGTTCAAGCCGAAGACTGA
- a CDS encoding TonB-dependent receptor produces MPSGSYHRAHTLSVLTVALLCAGIALPVIAADADSAVRRQVGTYSFAIAQQPLVAALNNFSQVTGWQVGLPAELAQGVSSPGVKGALTPDKALERLLLGTGLSYRKLGDTNIVLERSRSSALALQEITVSATRQAEDVSKVPATVTVHTREALDRQNVNDIRDLVRYEPGVSVGGAGNRAGTTGYNIRGIDGNRILTQVDGVEVPDSFFNGPYAQTERNYVDPEIIKRVEILRGPASVLYGSSAIGGAVSYFTLDPEDIIKPGQNYGARLKTGYSSKDDSWLKSGTFAGRSGDFDGLLHFSQRDGHETESYGEHGGTGLNRTEANPEDARKTNVLAKVGWNYADESRLAFTYEKYESDVDTNQLSAVGGPFQANGTGLGMYRTRQGSDTISRERFGVTHDFALDSAVADHIKWSFNYQLAKTDQRTEEIYFPFAYTLLRTRDTVYQERQWVLDAQADKALRIGDSDHLLTYGTHFKRQKVTGSRSGTATCLTATGACRAVGVGGSLATSALAKVSDFPDPIVDTYALFAQDQISWNQWTFTPGLRYSYTSLKPHGTDAFLASVAADPDDVFDDSTRNWHKFTPSFGVTYAFDEHYTWYGQYAEGFRTPSAKSLYGRFENTATGYIVKPNPGLKPEESRSYETGLRGSFDAGSFDLAVFYNQYKNFIDEDNVTNGAEELTFQANNVKHAVIKGAELKGRLDLDRFGAPQGLYARGSMAYLWGENQDTGEPLNTVNPFTTVMGLGYSQPKYGGELAWTLVKRKTRVDDSTFYAPDGANKFHSPGYGVVDLTGFYKLTSDLTVSGGIYNLANKKYWQWDDVRGYDGVGEAGVLAPANIERLSEPGRNFAINLVWDL; encoded by the coding sequence ATGCCATCAGGTTCGTACCACCGCGCTCACACGCTGTCCGTCCTTACCGTCGCCCTGCTCTGCGCCGGCATCGCGCTGCCCGTCATCGCTGCCGATGCTGATTCGGCTGTGCGCCGGCAGGTCGGTACCTACTCGTTCGCCATCGCCCAGCAGCCCTTGGTCGCCGCGCTGAACAATTTCAGCCAGGTCACCGGCTGGCAAGTGGGCTTGCCAGCGGAACTGGCACAGGGGGTCTCCTCACCCGGCGTCAAGGGTGCCTTGACGCCCGACAAGGCGCTCGAACGCCTGCTGCTGGGCACCGGCCTCAGCTATCGCAAGCTGGGTGACACCAACATCGTGCTGGAGCGCAGCCGCAGCTCGGCCCTGGCGTTGCAGGAGATCACGGTGAGTGCGACGCGTCAGGCTGAGGACGTCAGCAAGGTGCCCGCCACCGTCACCGTGCACACCCGCGAGGCGCTGGACCGCCAGAACGTCAACGACATTCGCGACCTGGTGCGCTATGAGCCGGGCGTTTCGGTCGGAGGCGCAGGCAACCGCGCGGGTACCACCGGCTACAACATCCGCGGCATCGATGGCAACCGCATCCTCACTCAGGTGGACGGCGTCGAAGTTCCCGACAGCTTTTTCAACGGCCCTTACGCTCAGACCGAGCGCAACTATGTCGATCCGGAAATCATCAAGCGCGTGGAGATCCTGCGCGGCCCCGCCTCGGTGTTATACGGCAGCAGCGCCATTGGCGGCGCGGTCAGCTACTTCACCCTCGACCCCGAGGACATCATCAAGCCGGGCCAGAACTACGGCGCACGCCTGAAGACCGGCTACAGCTCCAAGGATGACAGCTGGTTGAAGTCCGGCACATTTGCCGGGCGCAGCGGTGACTTCGATGGGCTTTTGCATTTCAGCCAGCGCGATGGCCATGAGACCGAGTCCTATGGCGAACATGGCGGCACCGGCCTGAACCGGACCGAGGCGAACCCTGAAGACGCGCGCAAGACCAACGTGCTGGCCAAGGTGGGCTGGAACTACGCCGATGAAAGCCGGCTGGCGTTCACTTACGAGAAGTACGAGAGTGATGTGGATACCAACCAGTTGAGTGCCGTGGGCGGGCCGTTCCAGGCCAACGGAACCGGCCTGGGCATGTACCGCACTCGACAGGGCAGCGACACGATCAGTCGCGAACGCTTTGGCGTCACTCACGACTTCGCCTTGGATTCCGCCGTGGCTGACCACATCAAATGGAGCTTCAACTACCAGTTGGCCAAGACCGATCAGCGCACCGAGGAAATCTATTTCCCATTCGCCTACACCCTGCTGCGTACCCGCGACACGGTTTACCAGGAGCGCCAATGGGTCCTCGACGCCCAGGCTGACAAGGCCTTGCGCATCGGCGACAGCGACCATCTGCTGACCTACGGCACTCATTTCAAGCGTCAGAAAGTCACTGGCTCCCGCAGCGGGACCGCCACCTGCCTGACTGCAACAGGAGCGTGCCGCGCCGTGGGCGTCGGCGGCTCATTGGCGACCTCGGCGCTCGCCAAGGTCAGCGACTTCCCGGATCCAATCGTTGATACCTACGCGCTGTTCGCTCAGGACCAGATCAGCTGGAACCAGTGGACCTTCACTCCGGGTCTGCGCTACAGCTACACCAGCCTCAAGCCACATGGGACCGATGCCTTCCTGGCATCGGTGGCAGCCGATCCCGACGACGTCTTCGACGACTCGACCAGAAACTGGCACAAGTTCACACCCAGCTTCGGCGTGACCTACGCGTTCGACGAGCATTACACCTGGTATGGCCAGTACGCCGAAGGCTTCCGCACACCCTCGGCAAAGTCCTTGTATGGCCGCTTTGAAAACACGGCGACCGGCTACATCGTCAAACCCAACCCGGGGCTCAAGCCGGAAGAAAGCCGCAGCTATGAAACCGGCTTGCGGGGCAGCTTCGACGCTGGCTCGTTCGACCTGGCAGTGTTCTATAACCAGTACAAAAACTTCATCGACGAAGACAATGTCACCAACGGCGCCGAAGAGCTGACGTTCCAGGCGAACAACGTCAAGCACGCAGTCATCAAAGGGGCCGAGTTGAAGGGCCGCCTCGACCTCGACCGCTTCGGCGCACCACAAGGCCTGTACGCCAGAGGTTCGATGGCCTATCTGTGGGGGGAAAATCAGGACACGGGCGAGCCACTGAACACCGTCAATCCGTTCACCACGGTGATGGGCCTGGGCTACAGCCAGCCCAAATACGGCGGCGAGCTGGCCTGGACGCTGGTCAAGCGCAAAACCCGCGTCGACGACAGCACGTTCTACGCTCCGGATGGCGCCAACAAATTCCATTCACCAGGTTACGGCGTGGTCGATCTGACCGGCTTTTACAAGCTCACCTCGGATCTGACTGTGAGTGGCGGGATCTATAACCTTGCCAACAAGAAATACTGGCAGTGGGACGATGTCCGTGGCTACGACGGCGTCGGTGAAGCCGGCGTACTGGCCCCCGCCAATATCGAGCGCCTCAGCGAACCCGGCCGCAACTTCGCAATCAATCTGGTCTGGGACCTCTGA